Proteins encoded in a region of the Streptacidiphilus rugosus AM-16 genome:
- a CDS encoding ATP-binding protein, protein MESAYSGFVGRSTELTALAECAVQCAAGVPWLVVVEGEAGIGKTALVRQALTAMQEFEQWWAGCDAGEKDYRFGVVGQLLHRVPRAELQDYSMLQRVVDAASAPEVGSQVLRLLGTLEERRPIVLVVDDIQWIDEESMAVLRFLVRRWWTERILIVVTNRTAPAGTALAREQAAGVTGPKRLLKGVEHATVLSLDGLGREEVEALARTKGTAELSAQAAERLISFTGGHPLYLQSLFSQASPRALADPRSSLPVPGSLAAVVRQILAGLGEDSRSLVEALAVLNAQVPLGVAAQVAQIPDAAAALGPALALGLLEWWPDIPSTPVRLRHALQRDAVYEAILPTRRRQLHRAAAPMVDVGASWAHRVAAADHADAALADELQAEAQRQAAVGRAARAATLLLWSADLSEQLPVREGRILTAVTQLLQASDYERGFALESAIEQCAPSAARSSVLGRLAFGRGAYAMAEDLLTTAVAQAGRAGDTKTAALALAWLGGVHVWQNRGADALPPLCQALEIGPPDPQFVGYAEYLWVLASEWVDGAGDTFRGFEARHPNLPADSEAVPLEDSSLLRARSIARGAMGYLRGATEDLVTLTGRQRDGHVADVRATDYFMLASHQYWSGQWEEALISAERALGLAATNGPLSGQAPGQAVAAMVAAGQGRWQAAERHCRASAEAARDSAVFADIVYPAFATAVLAQARGEREGMFRALQPIHDGPQVGSVFSWRLIWMPLFAEGQISVGDVEEAAHTLVRIKELDVPSLRVGIRWLEGLVAEGRRDLEAAESCYREGIALPAARDDMPLHRAFIEHAYGRLLAESGRRDVATEHLRAARSRYDALGAVPFSQRLDDMLAAGGSSSTRQGSRGALAELTDRERAVAHLAAQGLTNQEIAKELYVSAKTVEYHLGHVYTKLDLRSRRQLRTVMAPAG, encoded by the coding sequence ATGGAGTCGGCATACTCCGGATTCGTCGGGCGCAGCACCGAACTCACCGCGTTGGCCGAGTGCGCTGTCCAGTGCGCGGCGGGTGTGCCGTGGTTGGTGGTGGTCGAGGGAGAGGCCGGCATCGGAAAGACTGCCCTGGTACGGCAGGCATTGACCGCCATGCAGGAGTTCGAGCAGTGGTGGGCGGGCTGCGATGCAGGTGAGAAGGACTACCGCTTCGGTGTCGTGGGCCAACTGCTGCACCGGGTACCACGGGCGGAACTGCAGGACTACTCCATGTTGCAGCGGGTCGTCGATGCCGCATCCGCGCCCGAGGTGGGGAGCCAGGTGCTGAGACTGCTCGGGACCCTTGAGGAGCGACGACCCATCGTGCTGGTGGTCGACGACATCCAGTGGATCGATGAGGAGTCGATGGCCGTCCTGAGGTTCCTGGTACGGCGCTGGTGGACCGAGCGGATCCTAATCGTGGTGACGAATCGGACCGCGCCCGCAGGGACGGCGCTGGCCAGGGAGCAGGCGGCTGGCGTCACGGGTCCTAAGCGTCTGCTGAAGGGTGTCGAGCATGCCACTGTGCTGTCCCTGGACGGGCTGGGCCGGGAGGAGGTGGAGGCCCTGGCTCGTACGAAGGGTACGGCCGAGCTGAGCGCGCAGGCGGCGGAGCGGCTGATCAGCTTCACCGGCGGCCATCCGCTCTACCTTCAGTCGTTGTTCTCCCAGGCGTCGCCGCGGGCACTGGCCGATCCACGGAGCTCCCTGCCGGTGCCTGGATCCCTCGCCGCGGTTGTGCGCCAGATCCTCGCCGGACTGGGCGAAGACTCCCGCAGCCTGGTGGAGGCATTGGCCGTTCTGAACGCCCAGGTACCCCTCGGGGTGGCCGCGCAAGTCGCGCAGATCCCGGATGCAGCCGCGGCGCTGGGGCCTGCGCTAGCTTTGGGCCTGCTCGAGTGGTGGCCCGACATCCCCAGCACGCCGGTCCGTTTGCGGCACGCCCTGCAACGCGATGCGGTTTACGAGGCGATCCTGCCCACGCGCCGACGCCAACTGCATCGTGCGGCAGCGCCCATGGTGGACGTGGGCGCTTCCTGGGCGCACCGGGTCGCCGCCGCCGATCATGCGGACGCTGCCTTGGCCGATGAGCTGCAGGCCGAGGCCCAGCGGCAGGCGGCCGTGGGCCGGGCTGCCCGCGCCGCCACCCTCTTGCTGTGGTCAGCGGATCTGTCCGAGCAGCTGCCCGTCCGGGAGGGGCGCATCTTGACCGCAGTCACTCAACTGTTGCAGGCCAGTGACTACGAGCGGGGGTTCGCTTTGGAGAGCGCGATCGAGCAGTGCGCGCCGTCGGCGGCGCGCAGCAGCGTCCTGGGCCGGCTCGCGTTCGGGCGGGGTGCCTACGCGATGGCGGAAGACCTGTTGACCACAGCAGTCGCTCAGGCGGGCAGGGCGGGAGACACCAAAACGGCGGCCCTTGCCCTGGCCTGGCTCGGAGGGGTCCATGTCTGGCAGAACCGAGGGGCCGACGCGTTGCCGCCGCTGTGTCAGGCTCTGGAGATCGGCCCTCCCGACCCCCAATTCGTGGGATACGCCGAGTATCTGTGGGTGTTGGCCTCGGAGTGGGTCGACGGGGCTGGCGACACCTTTCGGGGCTTCGAGGCCCGCCACCCGAATCTGCCTGCAGATTCCGAGGCCGTGCCGCTGGAGGACAGTTCCCTGCTGCGAGCCAGAAGTATCGCCCGGGGTGCCATGGGCTACCTGCGCGGTGCCACGGAGGACCTGGTCACGCTGACCGGACGACAGCGTGACGGGCATGTGGCCGATGTACGGGCCACGGACTACTTCATGCTCGCCTCTCACCAGTACTGGTCGGGGCAGTGGGAGGAGGCGCTCATCAGCGCCGAACGGGCGCTTGGTTTGGCAGCCACCAACGGACCGCTGTCGGGTCAGGCGCCCGGGCAGGCGGTGGCCGCCATGGTGGCCGCAGGACAGGGGCGCTGGCAGGCTGCGGAGAGGCACTGTCGGGCGTCAGCGGAGGCGGCGCGTGACAGTGCTGTGTTCGCTGACATCGTCTATCCGGCTTTCGCGACGGCGGTGCTGGCCCAGGCGCGGGGCGAGCGCGAGGGGATGTTCCGGGCGCTGCAGCCGATCCACGACGGTCCCCAGGTGGGGTCCGTGTTCTCCTGGCGGTTGATCTGGATGCCGCTGTTCGCCGAAGGTCAGATCAGCGTCGGTGACGTTGAGGAGGCCGCCCATACGCTGGTGCGGATCAAAGAGCTCGATGTCCCGAGCCTGCGCGTGGGCATCCGGTGGCTGGAAGGACTGGTGGCGGAGGGCCGACGGGACCTGGAGGCGGCGGAGAGCTGCTATCGCGAGGGCATTGCCCTTCCGGCGGCACGGGACGACATGCCGCTGCACCGGGCGTTCATTGAGCACGCCTACGGCCGTTTGCTCGCCGAGAGCGGCCGGAGGGATGTCGCCACAGAACATCTGCGTGCCGCGCGCAGTCGTTACGACGCTCTTGGTGCGGTCCCTTTCTCTCAGCGCCTCGATGACATGCTGGCTGCCGGCGGATCGTCCAGCACGCGGCAGGGCTCGCGGGGGGCGCTGGCCGAACTGACCGACCGCGAGCGCGCGGTCGCGCACCTGGCCGCGCAGGGCCTGACCAACCAGGAGATCGCCAAGGAGCTCTACGTCAGCGCCAAGACCGTGGAGTACCACCTCGGGCACGTCTACACCAAGTTGGACCTCCGCTCGCGTCGACAGTTGCGCACTGTGATGGCCCCGGCCGGCTGA
- a CDS encoding aldehyde dehydrogenase family protein, which translates to MEIYTDQYIGGSWQPSRGAEGIEVVNPATEEILAVVPAGTAEDVDAAVAAARGAQRGWGATSPETRLGYLTAIRDGLAARQGEIAETVTAELGSPIGFATAVQAGLPLGVASGYLDILANFEFTERVGNSTVYAEPAGVVAAITPWNYPLHQIVAKVVPALAAGCTVVLKPAEDTPLVARLFARIVHEAGLPAGVFNLVTGVGAVAGAALAAHPDVDLVSFTGSTAVGRSIAEQAGRGVKRVALELGGKSANVVLPGADLARAVNVNIGNVFANSGQTCSAWTRLLVHEDQYEEAVAIAAKAAAKYLPGDPTAAETRVGPVVNAKQRERVLGYVRQGLDAGARLVAGGVETPEGCERGYFVRPTVLADVTAEMTVAQEEIFGPVLCLLAYRDEEHALELANGTEYGLAGGVWAADEETAVAFARRMDTGQIDINGGRFNPLAPFGGYKGSGVGRELGRHGLEEFLQTKSLQF; encoded by the coding sequence GTGGAGATCTACACCGACCAGTACATCGGCGGCAGCTGGCAGCCCTCCCGCGGTGCGGAGGGGATCGAGGTGGTCAACCCGGCCACGGAGGAGATCCTGGCCGTCGTGCCCGCCGGGACGGCGGAGGACGTGGACGCCGCCGTCGCCGCCGCGCGCGGCGCCCAGCGGGGGTGGGGGGCGACCAGCCCCGAGACGCGGCTCGGGTATCTCACCGCGATCAGGGACGGCCTGGCCGCCCGCCAGGGCGAGATCGCCGAGACCGTCACCGCCGAGCTCGGCTCGCCCATCGGCTTCGCCACCGCCGTCCAGGCCGGGCTCCCGCTCGGCGTGGCCTCCGGCTACCTGGACATCCTCGCGAACTTCGAGTTCACCGAGCGGGTCGGCAACTCCACCGTCTACGCCGAGCCCGCCGGCGTCGTCGCCGCGATCACGCCGTGGAACTACCCGCTGCACCAGATCGTCGCAAAGGTCGTCCCCGCGCTGGCCGCGGGCTGCACCGTCGTGCTCAAGCCCGCCGAGGACACCCCGCTCGTCGCGCGGCTCTTCGCCCGGATCGTGCACGAGGCCGGGCTGCCGGCCGGGGTGTTCAACCTGGTCACCGGCGTCGGCGCGGTCGCCGGCGCCGCGCTCGCCGCACACCCCGACGTGGACCTGGTCTCCTTCACCGGCTCCACCGCCGTCGGCCGCTCCATCGCCGAGCAGGCCGGACGCGGCGTCAAGCGGGTCGCCCTGGAGCTGGGCGGCAAGTCCGCCAACGTCGTGCTGCCCGGCGCGGACCTCGCCCGGGCCGTCAACGTCAACATCGGCAACGTCTTCGCCAACTCCGGCCAGACCTGCAGCGCCTGGACCCGGCTGCTGGTCCACGAGGACCAGTACGAGGAGGCCGTCGCGATCGCCGCGAAGGCCGCCGCCAAGTACCTGCCCGGCGACCCGACCGCCGCCGAGACCCGGGTCGGTCCTGTCGTCAACGCCAAGCAGCGCGAGCGGGTGCTCGGCTACGTCCGGCAGGGCCTGGACGCCGGGGCGCGCCTGGTCGCCGGCGGCGTCGAGACGCCGGAGGGCTGCGAGCGGGGCTACTTCGTCCGGCCGACCGTGCTCGCCGACGTCACCGCGGAGATGACGGTGGCCCAGGAGGAGATCTTCGGACCGGTCCTGTGCCTGCTCGCCTACCGCGACGAGGAGCACGCGCTGGAGCTGGCCAACGGCACCGAGTACGGCCTGGCCGGCGGCGTCTGGGCGGCGGACGAGGAGACCGCCGTCGCCTTCGCCCGGCGGATGGACACCGGACAGATCGACATCAACGGCGGCCGGTTCAACCCGCTGGCCCCGTTCGGCGGCTACAAGGGCTCCGGCGTCGGCCGCGAGCTGGGCCGGCACGGCCTGGAGGAGTTCCTCCAGACCAAGTCGCTCCAGTTCTGA
- a CDS encoding TIGR03767 family metallophosphoesterase: MGGTSLTTLDQTIGPGRILRRGTALPYRWLEHRAGEPHLVRNNLVGPRWQPPAPPDRRPLLCFAHMTDLQIADVQSPARFEFFQREFGDPRFAALLPVQRPQEALVVHAVEALARTLRQLNGGPVTGTPLTMAVITGDAIDNAQWNELQMFLALMDGGRVRPGSGGPSYEGVQSTDWPDQIFWRPEGESPHGVDLWTGQYGFPSYPGLLDDALTEFDTPGLGFPWLGCYGNHEALVQGVGAQTRHVLEYLVGGRKPVDPPEQLDRDRALEMFIRCPEAFLTGRQLPVTPDDARRGITRAEFVTAHFGAGHPHGHGFTSDNIRDSSAYYAYDDPASGVRLICLDTACPQGGADGVLDAVQEHWLEQRLIEVHSRYRAGDSREARSSHEDRPVVILSHHGPDTFADRHALPDRAQEPRPLVQGGELVALLHRFPNVVVWLNGHRHINQVQPRPDPAGYGGFWEVTTGSVMGWPSQARLVELVDNGDGTLSVVCTMVDHDSPLSPNLAQGRARLASLHRELAANVPWGVPGTPLAGTPGDRNVDLPVPIRSSTTARRSSGARST; this comes from the coding sequence ATGGGCGGAACGTCCCTCACCACTCTGGACCAGACCATCGGCCCCGGCCGGATCCTGCGCCGGGGAACCGCGCTCCCCTACCGGTGGTTGGAGCATCGCGCCGGCGAGCCCCACCTGGTGCGCAACAACCTGGTCGGTCCACGCTGGCAGCCGCCCGCGCCTCCCGACCGCCGACCTTTGCTCTGCTTCGCCCACATGACCGACCTCCAGATCGCGGACGTTCAATCGCCCGCCCGGTTCGAGTTCTTCCAGCGCGAGTTCGGCGATCCGCGATTCGCCGCCCTACTGCCGGTGCAACGCCCGCAGGAGGCGCTGGTCGTGCACGCCGTGGAGGCCCTCGCGCGCACCCTCCGCCAACTGAACGGCGGCCCGGTCACCGGTACCCCGTTGACCATGGCGGTCATCACGGGTGATGCGATCGACAACGCCCAGTGGAACGAGCTCCAAATGTTCCTTGCCCTCATGGACGGCGGCCGTGTCCGGCCGGGATCCGGCGGTCCGTCCTACGAGGGAGTGCAGAGTACCGACTGGCCCGACCAGATCTTCTGGCGGCCCGAGGGGGAAAGTCCCCACGGTGTTGACCTGTGGACCGGGCAGTACGGTTTCCCCTCCTACCCCGGCTTGCTCGACGACGCGCTCACCGAGTTCGACACACCCGGTCTGGGGTTCCCCTGGCTGGGCTGTTACGGCAACCACGAAGCGCTTGTCCAAGGTGTCGGGGCGCAGACCCGGCACGTGCTGGAGTACCTCGTAGGGGGGCGCAAGCCCGTCGACCCGCCCGAGCAGCTGGACCGGGACCGGGCACTGGAGATGTTCATCAGATGCCCGGAAGCCTTCTTGACGGGTCGGCAGTTGCCTGTCACACCGGACGACGCGCGGCGGGGCATCACCCGTGCCGAATTCGTCACAGCGCACTTCGGTGCCGGCCATCCGCATGGGCACGGCTTCACCAGCGACAACATCCGCGACAGCTCGGCCTACTACGCGTATGACGACCCTGCCTCCGGGGTACGCCTGATCTGCCTCGACACGGCCTGCCCACAAGGCGGCGCTGACGGGGTCCTGGACGCGGTACAGGAGCACTGGCTGGAGCAGCGGCTCATCGAGGTGCACTCCCGCTACCGGGCGGGCGACAGTCGCGAGGCACGCAGCTCCCACGAGGACCGGCCGGTCGTCATCCTGTCCCACCACGGTCCCGACACCTTTGCCGACCGCCACGCCCTGCCCGACCGAGCTCAGGAGCCCCGACCCCTGGTCCAGGGAGGGGAGCTGGTCGCACTGCTTCATCGATTCCCGAACGTGGTGGTGTGGCTCAACGGCCACCGGCACATCAACCAGGTCCAGCCGCGGCCTGACCCGGCCGGATATGGAGGTTTCTGGGAGGTGACAACAGGCTCGGTCATGGGCTGGCCGTCCCAGGCACGACTTGTCGAACTGGTCGACAACGGCGACGGGACCCTGTCTGTGGTGTGCACGATGGTCGACCACGACTCTCCGCTCAGCCCGAACCTGGCACAAGGGCGGGCCCGGTTGGCCTCACTCCACCGCGAACTCGCCGCCAACGTGCCGTGGGGCGTACCAGGCACCCCCTTGGCGGGCACGCCGGGTGACCGCAACGTAGACCTCCCGGTGCCGATTCGCAGTAGCACGACCGCGCGGCGCAGCAGCGGCGCCAGGAGCACCTGA
- a CDS encoding ABC transporter ATP-binding protein: MGHLELHAIHKSFGGTSALAGLDLALAEGEFVSLLGPSGCGKTTTLRIIAGFETADSGQVVLNGADITRTAPNKRDMGMVFQSYSLFPNMTALGNVEFGLRVRGQRPSRRRARALELLELVGLAAQPGRYPNQLSGGQQQRVALARALAVAPKILLLDEPLSALDANVRVALREEIRRIQTELGTTTLFVTHNQEEALSISERVGVMAAGRLEQLAAPSTIYREPATSFVAQFVGANNLLPAVTEGAHVVVRGHRMPVPAAAEFAPGTPVQLVVRPEEITIATTEGSPDESLTGTVTARSFLGPVTRLSVRLDPSAEEQTVRVDIPSWPADQHGTGTRVSLRLEPDTPLVFRA, from the coding sequence ATGGGTCACCTTGAGCTCCACGCGATCCACAAGTCGTTCGGCGGGACCAGCGCCTTGGCAGGCCTGGACCTGGCCCTCGCCGAGGGCGAGTTCGTCAGCCTGCTCGGCCCGAGCGGCTGTGGCAAGACCACCACCTTGCGTATCATCGCCGGATTCGAGACCGCCGACAGCGGGCAGGTCGTCCTGAACGGCGCGGACATCACCCGCACAGCGCCGAACAAGCGGGACATGGGCATGGTCTTCCAGAGCTACAGCCTCTTCCCCAACATGACGGCCCTGGGAAACGTCGAATTCGGGCTCCGGGTGCGCGGCCAGCGCCCCTCCCGCCGCCGCGCTCGGGCTCTGGAACTCCTCGAACTTGTGGGGCTAGCAGCCCAGCCCGGACGCTACCCCAACCAGCTCTCCGGCGGCCAGCAACAGCGCGTGGCGCTGGCCCGCGCGCTCGCCGTGGCTCCGAAGATCCTGCTGCTGGACGAGCCGTTGTCCGCGCTCGACGCCAACGTCCGCGTCGCGCTGCGCGAGGAGATCCGCCGCATCCAGACCGAATTGGGGACCACGACCTTGTTCGTGACGCACAATCAGGAAGAGGCCCTCTCCATCTCCGAGCGGGTGGGGGTGATGGCGGCCGGCAGGCTGGAACAGCTGGCAGCCCCCTCGACGATCTATCGAGAACCGGCGACCTCGTTCGTGGCCCAGTTCGTCGGAGCCAACAACTTGTTGCCGGCCGTCACCGAGGGTGCCCACGTGGTGGTGCGAGGGCATCGCATGCCCGTACCCGCAGCCGCCGAGTTCGCCCCCGGCACACCGGTACAGCTGGTCGTCCGCCCCGAGGAGATCACCATCGCCACCACCGAAGGCTCCCCGGACGAGAGCCTGACCGGCACCGTGACCGCCCGCAGCTTCCTCGGCCCGGTGACCCGCCTGAGTGTAAGGCTGGACCCATCGGCTGAGGAACAGACCGTACGGGTGGACATCCCCTCCTGGCCCGCAGACCAGCACGGCACCGGCACCCGGGTGTCACTGCGGCTGGAACCGGACACGCCGCTCGTTTTCCGCGCATAG
- a CDS encoding ABC transporter permease — protein MTGPPDLNPAPLTAAGAVPPHAGKRRGLPGRTLLRWAILLPLGAFFLLPLAAMVEFSTREENGRHDFRAWAAIGDTPELISAATTSLSLAGLTVAGMLVLLTPTLVWVRLRLPRLQRLLEFLCLLPLMIPAIVLVIGIAPIYTRVAQLLGDSPLTLAFIDIVLVLPFSYRAIDTGLAAIDLRTLTDAARSLGASGVTVLLRVVVPNIRGGLVGASFLAVALVLGEFTLASLLNFTNLQVEINMLGQTDAELSVAVSLAAILFAFTLLLAISFAGHRTKEGVSDGSP, from the coding sequence ATGACCGGACCGCCGGACCTGAACCCAGCGCCACTCACCGCAGCCGGAGCCGTGCCCCCGCACGCCGGCAAACGGCGCGGCCTGCCGGGCCGGACACTGCTGCGCTGGGCGATCCTGCTTCCGCTAGGCGCGTTCTTCCTGCTCCCGCTGGCCGCCATGGTGGAATTCAGCACCCGTGAGGAAAACGGCAGACACGACTTCAGAGCCTGGGCCGCGATCGGCGACACCCCCGAACTGATCTCCGCAGCCACCACGTCGCTGTCCCTCGCAGGGCTCACCGTGGCCGGAATGCTGGTGTTGCTGACACCCACACTCGTCTGGGTCCGTCTGCGACTCCCCCGGCTCCAGCGACTCTTGGAGTTCCTGTGCCTGCTGCCGCTGATGATCCCCGCCATCGTCCTGGTCATCGGCATCGCCCCGATCTACACCAGGGTGGCCCAATTGCTGGGCGACTCGCCGCTCACTCTCGCCTTCATCGATATCGTGCTGGTTCTCCCGTTCAGCTACAGGGCCATCGACACGGGCCTGGCCGCGATCGACCTTCGGACGCTGACTGACGCCGCTCGTAGCCTGGGGGCCTCCGGGGTGACGGTGCTGCTGCGGGTTGTGGTTCCCAATATCCGCGGTGGCCTGGTCGGAGCGTCGTTCCTCGCGGTCGCGCTGGTCCTCGGCGAGTTCACCCTTGCCTCGCTGCTGAACTTCACCAACCTGCAGGTCGAGATCAACATGCTCGGCCAGACCGACGCCGAGCTGTCCGTCGCAGTGTCCCTCGCGGCAATTCTGTTCGCCTTCACCCTGCTGCTGGCGATCTCTTTCGCCGGACACCGCACCAAGGAGGGTGTCAGCGATGGGTCACCTTGA
- a CDS encoding ABC transporter permease, with the protein MAASASPAGPEGAPQRPTHSLRSRLPALTAYLGVLPFLAYVGVFLIYPTLIVVVGSFEDNAGRPSLDNLRVVTQGVYREAFVRTIELSAASAVIGMVLGSLLAWAVSTARPDGVLRRGVNSACGVLAQFGGVTLAFAFIATFGITGLVTQFLRDNLNIDIYSGGVWLYDIPGLIFIYSYFQIPLMVIVFLPALDGLRPQWREAAASLGGTPWHYWRHVAGPILAPSFLGSGLLLFANAFSAYATAAALVSQGNPIVPLEIRAFLTSEVVLGQENVGKALGCTMIVVVTVVMGLYGLLLRRASRWLR; encoded by the coding sequence ATGGCAGCCTCAGCTTCTCCCGCCGGGCCCGAAGGAGCCCCGCAGCGCCCAACGCACTCTCTGAGGAGCCGACTGCCCGCCCTCACCGCCTACCTGGGCGTTCTCCCCTTCCTGGCCTACGTCGGCGTCTTTCTGATCTACCCCACCCTGATCGTCGTCGTCGGCTCGTTCGAGGACAACGCTGGACGGCCCTCCCTGGACAACCTCCGCGTCGTGACCCAGGGCGTGTACCGGGAGGCGTTCGTCCGCACTATCGAACTGTCGGCTGCATCCGCGGTGATCGGCATGGTGCTGGGCTCATTGCTGGCGTGGGCGGTCTCCACCGCGAGACCGGACGGTGTGCTGCGCCGGGGGGTGAATTCCGCCTGCGGCGTCCTGGCTCAGTTCGGGGGTGTCACGCTGGCCTTCGCATTCATCGCGACCTTCGGCATCACGGGACTGGTCACGCAGTTCCTCCGGGACAACCTGAACATCGACATCTACTCCGGAGGGGTATGGCTCTACGACATCCCGGGGCTGATCTTCATCTACTCCTACTTCCAGATCCCCCTCATGGTGATCGTCTTCCTTCCCGCCCTGGACGGCCTGCGCCCGCAGTGGCGCGAGGCCGCCGCCAGCCTGGGAGGCACGCCCTGGCACTACTGGCGCCACGTGGCGGGCCCGATCCTGGCCCCCTCCTTCCTGGGCAGCGGGCTCCTGCTGTTCGCCAACGCCTTCTCCGCGTACGCGACCGCCGCCGCCCTGGTGTCCCAGGGGAACCCGATTGTCCCTCTGGAGATCCGGGCTTTCCTTACCAGTGAGGTGGTGCTCGGCCAGGAAAACGTGGGTAAAGCACTCGGCTGCACCATGATCGTGGTGGTGACCGTGGTGATGGGGCTGTACGGACTGCTGCTGCGCCGCGCCTCGCGGTGGCTGCGATGA
- a CDS encoding ABC transporter substrate-binding protein: MQARRSAVPLRHTTLITSITCCALMLAGACSSSHPSGGTGSGKPAATSAAAFGGMDALVAAAKKEGKINVIALPPNWANYGKIINDFQKKYGIQVVSSQPDASSQQEINTAKQLAGTDRAPDVFDLGQNVVLANTGMFAPYQVQTWQGIPSQLKDPSGLWTSDYGGYMSIGYDAAKVPAPTSVQDLLKPAYRGKVTLEGDPTQAAAGFYGVVAASLGSGGSPDNIAPGVNFFATLHKEGNFLPITPTPATIESGQTPVVFNWDYLNAATTAQFAGKIDWKVVVPKNAVVGSYYAQAINKNAVHPAAARLWQEYLFSDEGQNSFLEGFARPVRADTMQKAGTLDMAALAKLPPRAGTPVFLTPQQLAAASEYLSKHWASAIG; the protein is encoded by the coding sequence ATGCAGGCGAGGAGGTCGGCCGTGCCGTTGAGACATACCACCCTGATCACCAGCATCACCTGCTGCGCGCTGATGCTGGCGGGTGCCTGCAGCAGCTCGCACCCCTCAGGGGGGACCGGCTCCGGCAAGCCTGCCGCGACATCGGCGGCAGCGTTCGGTGGCATGGACGCGTTGGTGGCCGCGGCGAAGAAGGAGGGCAAGATCAACGTCATCGCACTGCCCCCCAACTGGGCCAATTACGGCAAGATCATCAATGACTTCCAGAAAAAGTACGGCATCCAGGTCGTGTCGAGTCAGCCCGATGCCTCCAGCCAGCAGGAGATCAACACAGCCAAGCAGCTGGCGGGCACCGACCGTGCGCCCGACGTCTTCGACCTCGGCCAGAACGTGGTGCTGGCCAATACCGGCATGTTCGCCCCATACCAGGTACAGACGTGGCAGGGCATCCCCTCGCAGCTCAAGGACCCGAGTGGGCTGTGGACCAGCGATTACGGCGGCTACATGTCTATCGGCTACGACGCCGCGAAGGTACCCGCACCCACATCAGTGCAGGATCTGCTGAAACCCGCCTACCGGGGCAAGGTCACGCTCGAGGGTGACCCGACCCAGGCCGCCGCCGGCTTCTACGGCGTCGTGGCCGCGTCGTTGGGAAGCGGCGGCTCCCCGGACAACATCGCACCTGGCGTGAATTTCTTCGCCACCCTGCACAAGGAGGGAAACTTCCTGCCGATCACTCCGACTCCCGCGACCATCGAGAGCGGCCAGACGCCGGTCGTGTTCAACTGGGACTACCTGAACGCCGCGACGACCGCCCAGTTCGCCGGCAAGATCGACTGGAAGGTCGTCGTCCCCAAGAACGCAGTCGTCGGCTCGTACTACGCCCAGGCGATCAACAAGAACGCTGTGCACCCGGCCGCAGCCCGACTGTGGCAGGAGTACCTCTTCTCCGACGAGGGCCAGAACAGCTTCCTGGAGGGCTTCGCCCGCCCGGTCCGCGCCGACACGATGCAGAAGGCCGGAACGCTCGATATGGCTGCTCTGGCCAAACTTCCGCCCCGCGCCGGAACTCCGGTCTTCCTGACACCGCAGCAGCTGGCCGCGGCCTCGGAGTACCTCTCGAAGCACTGGGCAAGCGCCATCGGGTGA